In Acinetobacter sp. WCHAc010034, a genomic segment contains:
- a CDS encoding LytR/AlgR family response regulator transcription factor — translation MDILICDDEPLALERLSRLVTQLGHHVSGRATHGQQAIDLAQSLEPDVVLLDIQMPEMDGLACASALRQLEPMPAIVFCTAYDQHALDAFKSNAEGYLLKPVMQQELQQVLDHLIKLTQAQMSGIKQKELMEELKISRHQIAAKTYRGVELVPVENVYYFLADQKYVTVRHKNGSVLIDETLKDLETEFGDQFIRIHRNALVAVSYLDGLEVVSSGQYQVRCRELEERLAVSRRHLPSLRERIQKL, via the coding sequence ATGGACATCCTGATTTGTGATGATGAGCCTCTTGCATTAGAGCGGTTGTCACGTTTAGTTACGCAGCTGGGGCATCATGTGTCAGGCAGGGCCACGCATGGCCAGCAGGCGATTGATCTGGCTCAGAGCCTTGAGCCTGATGTGGTGCTGCTGGATATTCAAATGCCGGAAATGGACGGCTTGGCCTGCGCCAGCGCGCTGCGCCAATTGGAGCCGATGCCGGCCATTGTTTTTTGCACGGCCTATGATCAGCATGCATTGGATGCATTCAAGTCAAACGCAGAAGGATACCTGCTCAAGCCGGTCATGCAGCAGGAGCTGCAGCAGGTTTTGGATCATCTTATAAAATTAACCCAGGCTCAAATGAGCGGCATAAAACAAAAAGAACTTATGGAAGAACTCAAAATCAGCCGCCATCAGATTGCGGCTAAAACTTACCGCGGCGTGGAACTGGTGCCGGTTGAAAATGTCTACTATTTTCTGGCGGATCAGAAATATGTCACGGTGCGCCACAAAAACGGCAGCGTGCTGATCGATGAAACTTTAAAGGATCTGGAAACGGAGTTCGGCGATCAGTTTATCCGCATTCACCGCAATGCCCTGGTGGCGGTCAGCTATCTGGACGGGCTGGAAGTGGTCAGCTCGGGCCAGTATCAGGTGCGCTGCCGCGAGCTGGAAGAGCGCCTGGCGGTCAGCCGCCGGCATTTGCCCAGCCTGCGCGAGCGGATTCAGAAATTGTAA
- the gspD gene encoding type II secretion system secretin GspD: MALFNNNRPALAACALAPLVAMASTASYAQTWKINLRDADLAAFINEVADITGKNFAVDPRVRGNVTVISNKPLNKNEVYDLFLGVLNVNGVVAIPSGNTVKLVPDSNVKSSGIPYDARRSASGDQIVTRVIWLENTNANDLIPALRPLMPQFAHLSAVGGTNALIVSDRASNIYQLETIIRNLDGTGQNDIEAVTLQSSQAEEMIGLLDSMTSTGAAKDAKGSRVRIIADSRTNRIIIKGDTQTRKRIRQTIEMLDVPPADRLGGLKVFRLKYASSKNLAEILQGLVTGQAVSSSSSSSGSGSSAYGSGSAGSMLNSSGSSASQNGASSGINLNSGSGSASQNAISSFSANGVSIIADTTQNALLVKADPQLMREIESAIQQLDTRREQVLIEAAIIEVEGSDVDQLGVQWALGDLNSGIGLINFDKVGSSLKSIAAGYATGGAAGAGSVIGAGTSLILGDYKEGANGSRRLYGAMIQALKENTKSNLLSTPSILTMDNEEAYIVVGENVPFVTGSVSTTASGQANPYTTIERKDVGVTLKVVPHIGEGGSVRLEVEQEVSNVTASKGQAQDLVTSKRAIKTSILAEHGQIIVLGGLISDDTSYVRQAVPGLGAIPGLGRLFRADGKSNKKRNLLIFIHPTIVGDAKDVRKMSQQRYSQLYSLQLALDQDGNFAKLPENVEDMYQPRVPVSKIPYSAGKAAYQAVPSGGAAVPAAATPVAIEPSPLKRQPAAAPNGARPAQAP; the protein is encoded by the coding sequence ATGGCTTTATTCAATAATAATCGACCGGCATTAGCCGCATGCGCCTTAGCGCCGCTGGTGGCGATGGCCAGCACCGCAAGCTATGCGCAGACCTGGAAAATCAATCTGCGCGATGCCGATCTCGCCGCATTCATCAATGAAGTGGCCGATATTACCGGCAAAAATTTTGCGGTCGATCCGCGCGTCCGCGGCAATGTCACGGTCATCTCCAATAAGCCGCTGAATAAAAATGAAGTCTATGATCTGTTTCTGGGCGTGCTGAATGTCAATGGCGTGGTCGCGATTCCGTCCGGCAATACCGTGAAGCTGGTGCCGGACAGCAATGTGAAAAGTTCCGGCATTCCCTATGATGCGCGGCGCAGCGCCAGCGGCGACCAGATTGTCACCCGGGTCATCTGGCTGGAAAACACCAACGCCAATGACCTGATTCCGGCGCTGCGCCCGCTGATGCCGCAGTTTGCGCATTTGTCGGCGGTCGGCGGCACCAATGCCTTAATTGTGTCTGACCGCGCCAGCAATATTTATCAGCTGGAAACCATTATCCGCAATCTGGACGGCACCGGCCAGAACGACATTGAAGCGGTGACGCTGCAGTCCAGCCAGGCGGAAGAAATGATCGGCCTGCTGGATTCAATGACTTCGACCGGGGCCGCCAAAGACGCCAAAGGCTCGCGCGTCCGGATTATTGCGGACAGCCGCACCAACCGCATCATCATTAAGGGTGATACGCAAACCCGCAAGCGCATCCGCCAGACCATTGAAATGCTGGATGTGCCGCCGGCGGACCGCTTGGGCGGGCTGAAAGTCTTCCGCCTGAAATACGCCAGCTCGAAAAACCTGGCGGAAATCCTGCAGGGCCTGGTGACTGGGCAGGCGGTTTCTTCATCTTCTTCCAGTTCAGGCTCGGGCAGTTCTGCATACGGCTCAGGCAGCGCCGGCAGCATGCTGAACAGCTCAGGCTCCAGCGCTTCGCAGAACGGCGCATCTTCAGGCATAAACCTGAATTCAGGCTCCGGCAGCGCCAGCCAAAACGCCATCAGCAGCTTCAGCGCCAATGGCGTCAGCATTATTGCGGATACCACCCAGAATGCGCTGCTGGTGAAAGCCGACCCGCAGCTGATGCGCGAGATCGAATCCGCCATCCAGCAGCTGGATACGCGCCGCGAACAGGTGCTGATTGAAGCTGCGATTATTGAAGTTGAAGGCAGCGATGTCGATCAGCTGGGCGTGCAGTGGGCGCTGGGTGACTTGAACAGCGGCATTGGCCTGATCAATTTTGACAAGGTCGGCTCCAGCCTGAAGAGTATTGCGGCTGGCTATGCCACCGGCGGCGCGGCCGGCGCAGGCAGTGTGATCGGCGCAGGCACATCGCTGATTCTGGGCGACTACAAGGAAGGCGCCAACGGTTCGCGCAGGCTGTATGGCGCAATGATTCAGGCGCTGAAGGAAAATACCAAATCCAACCTGCTGTCTACGCCGTCGATCCTGACCATGGATAATGAAGAGGCCTATATCGTGGTCGGCGAAAACGTGCCTTTTGTTACCGGTTCGGTGTCAACCACGGCATCGGGCCAGGCCAACCCCTACACCACCATTGAGCGCAAGGACGTCGGCGTGACGCTGAAAGTGGTGCCGCATATCGGCGAAGGCGGTTCGGTGCGCCTGGAGGTTGAGCAGGAAGTTTCCAATGTCACCGCCAGCAAAGGGCAGGCGCAGGATCTGGTCACCAGCAAGCGCGCGATTAAGACCTCCATTTTGGCGGAGCACGGCCAGATTATTGTTCTGGGCGGCTTGATTTCCGATGATACGTCCTATGTGCGCCAGGCTGTGCCGGGCCTGGGCGCAATTCCCGGCTTGGGGCGCCTTTTCCGCGCTGACGGCAAATCCAATAAAAAGCGCAACTTGCTGATCTTTATTCATCCGACCATTGTCGGCGACGCCAAAGACGTGCGCAAAATGTCGCAGCAGCGCTACAGTCAGCTGTACAGCCTGCAGCTGGCGCTGGATCAGGACGGCAATTTCGCCAAGCTGCCAGAAAACGTCGAAGATATGTATCAGCCGCGGGTGCCGGTGTCTAAAATTCCGTACAGCGCCGGCAAGGCCGCCTATCAGGCTGTGCCTTCCGGAGGCGCGGCTGTGCCCGCGGCAGCGACCCCTGTGGCGATTGAGCCTTCGCCGTTGAAGCGCCAGCCTGCGGCTGCGCCGAACGGCGCACGCCCGGCTCAGGCGCCTTGA
- the argH gene encoding argininosuccinate lyase → MTTSSNSSNPSQAQTSGMWGGRFSEATDAFVAEFTASVQFDQRFYKQDIAGSIAHATMLAKVGVLTAQERDDIISGLNTIKAEIEAGNFEWRIDLEDVHMNIESRLTQRIGITGKKLHTGRSRNDQVATDIRLYVRDEIDAILQLLQKLQKGILGLAAQNTQTIMPGFTHLQTAQPVTFGHHLMAWFEMLVRDSERLIDCRKRVNRLPLGSAALAGTTYPIEREYTAELLGFEAVCENSLDAVSDRDFGIEFNAAASLIMMHLSRMSEEMILWTSAQFKFVNIPDRFCTGSSIMPQKKNPDVPELIRGKTGRVYGDLMSLLTLMKGQPLAYNKDNQEDKEPLFDAIDTVRGSLMAFADMIPALVPNVEIMREAALRGFSTATDLADYLVKNGVAFRDAHEIVGKAVALGVQEGKDLSELTLEQLQQFSGLIQADVFEKALTLEASVNARSHIGGTAPAQVAAAIERARLRLEKLYA, encoded by the coding sequence ATGACCACATCTTCTAATTCCTCCAATCCGTCACAAGCCCAGACTTCAGGCATGTGGGGCGGCCGCTTCTCTGAAGCAACTGACGCTTTTGTTGCTGAATTTACAGCATCTGTACAATTTGACCAACGCTTTTATAAGCAGGATATCGCCGGCTCAATCGCGCATGCAACAATGCTGGCGAAAGTGGGCGTGCTTACCGCGCAGGAACGCGATGACATCATCAGCGGCTTGAACACCATTAAAGCGGAAATTGAGGCCGGCAATTTTGAATGGCGCATTGACCTTGAAGATGTGCACATGAACATTGAGTCGCGCCTGACTCAGCGCATCGGCATCACCGGCAAGAAGCTGCATACCGGCCGCAGCCGCAACGATCAGGTGGCAACCGACATCCGCCTGTATGTGCGCGATGAAATTGACGCCATTTTGCAATTACTGCAAAAACTGCAGAAAGGCATTTTGGGCCTGGCGGCGCAAAACACCCAGACCATCATGCCGGGCTTCACCCACCTGCAGACAGCGCAGCCGGTGACTTTCGGCCACCATTTGATGGCGTGGTTTGAAATGCTGGTGCGCGACTCTGAGCGCCTGATTGACTGCCGCAAGCGCGTCAACCGCCTGCCTTTAGGCTCTGCCGCTTTGGCCGGCACAACCTACCCGATTGAGCGCGAATACACCGCTGAGCTTTTGGGCTTTGAAGCGGTCTGCGAAAACTCGCTGGATGCGGTATCTGACCGCGACTTCGGCATTGAATTCAATGCTGCTGCATCGCTGATCATGATGCACCTGTCGCGCATGTCGGAAGAAATGATTCTGTGGACTTCGGCGCAATTCAAGTTTGTCAATATTCCTGACCGCTTCTGCACCGGCTCGTCCATTATGCCGCAGAAGAAAAACCCGGATGTGCCTGAGCTGATCCGCGGCAAAACCGGCCGCGTGTACGGCGACCTGATGAGCCTGCTAACCCTGATGAAAGGCCAGCCTTTGGCCTACAACAAAGACAATCAGGAAGACAAAGAGCCGCTGTTCGATGCGATTGACACCGTGCGCGGCTCGCTGATGGCCTTTGCCGACATGATTCCGGCTCTGGTTCCAAACGTTGAAATCATGCGCGAAGCGGCGCTGCGCGGCTTCTCAACCGCGACGGATCTGGCGGATTATCTGGTGAAAAATGGCGTGGCTTTCCGCGACGCGCATGAAATTGTCGGCAAGGCGGTGGCTTTGGGCGTCCAGGAAGGCAAGGACCTGTCTGAGCTGACGCTTGAGCAGCTGCAGCAGTTCTCCGGCCTGATTCAAGCCGATGTGTTTGAAAAAGCCCTGACGCTGGAAGCCTCGGTTAATGCCCGCAGCCATATCGGCGGCACCGCGCCGGCGCAAGTAGCAGCAGCCATTGAGCGCGCGCGCCTGCGCCTCGAAAAACTTTACGCTTAA
- a CDS encoding uroporphyrinogen-III synthase, protein MLFLNTRPADRAAGLTQALQAAQVEVLELPLLELAPAPWSEALAQLYAQLDTVQAIVAVSPSAVHYGMAGLQRSGLPLHALAQVQWIAVGEATAQALQSYGVSSHVPEVETSEGMLDLPALHRLNASAGVAFWRGEGGRQFMMDSLRAKGMRILNFVLYRRQCPAQAAQILAANLARLQREPRYCMLISSEASWLNWLALTADHPELLNHAHILALGGRLSGLLDGCRQARQLTFSSIQLNDLRLESILQQIAPVQGTP, encoded by the coding sequence ATGCTGTTTCTGAATACGCGCCCGGCGGACCGGGCGGCTGGCCTGACTCAGGCGCTGCAGGCGGCGCAGGTTGAGGTGCTGGAACTGCCGCTGCTGGAACTGGCGCCTGCGCCGTGGTCTGAAGCTTTGGCGCAGCTGTATGCCCAGCTTGACACAGTTCAGGCCATTGTCGCGGTCAGCCCGTCTGCGGTGCATTACGGCATGGCCGGGCTGCAGCGGTCAGGGCTGCCTCTGCATGCCTTGGCGCAGGTGCAGTGGATCGCGGTTGGCGAAGCCACGGCGCAGGCGCTGCAGTCCTATGGCGTAAGCAGCCATGTGCCGGAAGTGGAAACCTCTGAAGGCATGCTGGATTTGCCTGCGCTGCACCGGCTGAACGCTTCGGCAGGAGTGGCCTTCTGGCGCGGCGAAGGCGGGCGCCAGTTCATGATGGATTCGCTGCGCGCAAAGGGCATGCGGATCTTGAATTTTGTGCTGTACCGGCGCCAATGCCCCGCGCAGGCTGCGCAAATACTGGCAGCAAATCTGGCGCGGCTGCAGCGCGAACCGCGCTACTGCATGCTGATCAGCAGCGAAGCCAGCTGGCTGAACTGGCTGGCGCTGACCGCAGATCATCCGGAGCTGCTGAATCATGCGCATATTCTGGCGCTGGGCGGGCGCCTGTCCGGGCTGCTGGACGGCTGCCGGCAGGCCCGCCAATTGACTTTTTCTTCTATTCAACTGAATGATTTGCGGCTGGAATCCATTTTGCAGCAAATTGCGCCTGTGCAGGGAACTCCATGA
- the hemC gene encoding hydroxymethylbilane synthase, with the protein MKTLKIATRQSPLALWQAEHIKARLEALHADLTVELVTFVTQGDKILDTPLAKIGGKGLFVKELEAALLDGRADLAVHSMKDVPMALPEGLALAVTCEREDPLDAFVSNAYRHFDELPQGAKVGTSSLRRKCQILKQRPDLQIIDLRGNVGTRLSKLDAGNYDAIILASAGLKRLGLAERIRHAIQPELSLPAVGQGALGLECRAGDQAVLELILPLMHAETDSCVRAERAFNAYLEGGCQVPIAGYATLQDGRMHLEGRVGSADGATLLKAVQSGAAADAEQLGVALAKDLLAQGAGEILQALY; encoded by the coding sequence ATGAAGACCCTGAAAATTGCAACCCGACAAAGCCCTCTTGCACTTTGGCAGGCGGAGCATATTAAAGCCCGCCTGGAAGCGCTGCATGCTGATTTAACGGTTGAGTTGGTCACTTTTGTGACGCAGGGCGATAAAATTCTGGATACGCCGCTGGCGAAAATCGGCGGCAAGGGCCTGTTTGTCAAAGAGCTGGAAGCAGCCCTGCTGGACGGGCGCGCGGATTTAGCCGTGCATTCGATGAAAGACGTGCCGATGGCCCTGCCTGAAGGCCTTGCGCTGGCGGTGACCTGCGAGCGCGAAGACCCGCTGGATGCCTTTGTATCCAATGCTTACCGCCATTTTGATGAATTGCCGCAAGGGGCTAAAGTCGGCACCTCCAGCCTGCGCCGCAAATGCCAGATCTTAAAGCAGCGCCCGGATTTGCAGATTATCGATCTGCGCGGCAATGTCGGGACGCGCCTGTCCAAGCTGGATGCAGGCAATTATGACGCGATTATTCTGGCCAGCGCCGGCTTGAAGCGCTTGGGGCTGGCGGAACGCATCCGCCACGCCATTCAGCCGGAGCTCAGCCTGCCGGCTGTCGGGCAGGGCGCTTTGGGGCTGGAATGCCGCGCCGGCGATCAGGCGGTGCTGGAGCTGATTCTGCCTTTAATGCATGCCGAAACTGACAGCTGCGTCCGCGCAGAGCGCGCCTTCAATGCCTATCTGGAAGGCGGCTGCCAGGTGCCGATTGCCGGCTATGCCACCTTGCAGGATGGCCGGATGCATCTGGAGGGCCGCGTCGGCAGCGCCGATGGCGCAACCCTATTGAAAGCCGTGCAAAGCGGCGCAGCTGCCGATGCCGAGCAGCTGGGCGTAGCCTTGGCCAAAGACTTGCTGGCGCAGGGCGCCGGCGAAATTCTGCAGGCGCTGTATTAA
- a CDS encoding acyl-CoA thioesterase has product MIELAEYPVIYEQKVAWGDMDAFGHVNNAVYYRYIESARICYFEELNIFQQDIYTVVASSQCQYLRPLFYPDQLKIGARVEEMRSSAIRMSYILWSGQQQNIAAQGEAVIVCVDKLNLQKIPMPENIRQNIKEIEWRVQHDI; this is encoded by the coding sequence ATGATTGAACTGGCTGAATATCCGGTGATTTATGAACAGAAAGTCGCATGGGGAGATATGGATGCATTTGGCCATGTCAATAATGCAGTTTATTACCGCTATATTGAAAGCGCGCGCATTTGCTATTTTGAAGAATTAAATATTTTCCAGCAGGATATTTATACTGTAGTTGCATCCAGCCAGTGTCAATACCTGAGGCCGCTGTTTTATCCCGATCAATTGAAAATCGGCGCGCGGGTGGAAGAGATGCGCAGCAGCGCAATCCGGATGAGCTATATATTATGGAGCGGGCAGCAGCAGAATATCGCAGCGCAGGGCGAAGCGGTAATTGTCTGCGTAGATAAACTGAATCTGCAGAAAATACCCATGCCGGAAAATATCCGCCAAAATATTAAGGAGATTGAATGGCGCGTTCAGCATGATATTTAA
- the gspN gene encoding type II secretion system protein N: MSNKPKKIRWLIFAVITFFIFVMLQVPAAWLIAKFYKNNQALHNVSGNIWRGQADWNKGQLRGSLSWKIRPLDLLLLRLGADLEIHSGNTQLAGALGYGFGKTVIVKSLNGQVAPETLKALADWQWPSNAIQLKDVSFKYAKAQGFSQADGQLQWAGGELLYSFAQRQERMNVPSLMGRLRGDSGKLQFDVRDAREQKMLNLQLDAELMMDVQLTQRLLLNIPTYDGKAGLDTYVISSRQPLLKGGF, encoded by the coding sequence ATGAGCAATAAGCCAAAAAAAATCAGATGGTTGATCTTTGCTGTCATCACATTTTTTATTTTCGTCATGCTGCAGGTTCCGGCAGCCTGGCTGATTGCCAAATTTTATAAAAATAATCAGGCGCTGCACAACGTCAGCGGCAATATCTGGCGCGGCCAGGCCGACTGGAATAAAGGCCAGCTGCGCGGCTCGCTCAGCTGGAAAATCCGCCCGCTGGACCTGCTGCTGCTGCGCTTAGGCGCGGATCTGGAAATCCACAGCGGCAATACCCAGCTGGCAGGCGCGCTGGGCTACGGCTTTGGCAAAACCGTCATCGTCAAGTCGCTGAATGGCCAGGTGGCGCCGGAAACCTTAAAAGCGCTGGCAGACTGGCAATGGCCCAGCAATGCCATTCAGCTGAAGGACGTTTCATTCAAATACGCAAAGGCGCAAGGCTTCAGCCAGGCGGACGGGCAGCTGCAGTGGGCCGGCGGAGAGCTGCTGTACAGCTTTGCGCAGCGCCAGGAACGCATGAATGTGCCTTCATTGATGGGCCGGCTGCGCGGCGACAGCGGCAAGCTGCAGTTTGATGTGCGCGATGCGCGCGAGCAGAAAATGCTGAATCTGCAGCTGGATGCGGAATTGATGATGGATGTTCAATTAACCCAGCGCCTGCTGCTGAATATTCCGACCTATGACGGCAAAGCCGGCCTGGATACTTATGTCATCAGTTCACGTCAGCCTCTGCTGAAAGGCGGCTTTTAA
- a CDS encoding FHA domain-containing protein, which produces MTWKIQAVTGDLAGQEISIERDMLVGRHQSADIVLQQAEISRKHAAFLLKEQALWVQDLNSSNGTFVNDARLENAEALLQDGDIVQFAGLKFAVLQPAEAAAAEAQPEAASAAQKMNDQGMPELAERDAGIQLSRDGMPQHVAVPKPAPIPEGTDLSAAQPEPAPAAEQPAARAEQETEQRKNASVGLMTVVAIVILAILAWLFLK; this is translated from the coding sequence ATGACGTGGAAAATACAGGCCGTCACAGGCGACTTAGCGGGGCAGGAAATCAGCATTGAGCGCGATATGCTGGTCGGGCGCCATCAGTCTGCGGATATTGTGCTGCAGCAGGCTGAGATTTCACGCAAGCATGCGGCTTTCCTGCTGAAAGAGCAGGCGCTGTGGGTGCAGGACTTGAACTCGTCCAATGGTACCTTTGTCAATGATGCGCGCCTGGAAAATGCCGAAGCCCTGCTGCAGGATGGCGACATTGTCCAGTTTGCTGGCCTGAAATTCGCTGTGCTGCAGCCGGCGGAAGCCGCAGCTGCGGAAGCGCAGCCGGAAGCGGCGTCCGCAGCCCAGAAAATGAATGATCAGGGCATGCCTGAATTGGCTGAGCGTGATGCAGGCATTCAGCTGTCGCGTGACGGCATGCCGCAGCATGTCGCTGTGCCGAAGCCGGCGCCGATTCCGGAAGGTACGGATTTGAGCGCTGCGCAGCCTGAACCGGCGCCGGCTGCGGAGCAGCCTGCAGCCCGTGCGGAGCAGGAAACTGAGCAGCGCAAGAATGCCTCTGTGGGCCTGATGACTGTAGTGGCGATTGTGATTTTGGCTATTCTGGCCTGGCTGTTTCTGAAATAA
- a CDS encoding H-NS family nucleoid-associated regulatory protein, with amino-acid sequence MMPDISNLSVEELKKLQVQAEALIASKKDQAVEDAYHQILEIAENVGLSIEQILEFGASKRKKATRKSVEPRYRSKANPEDTWTGRGKQPRWLVAELEKGAKLESFLI; translated from the coding sequence ATCATGCCAGACATTAGTAATTTATCTGTTGAAGAGCTTAAAAAGCTGCAAGTTCAAGCCGAAGCATTAATTGCGTCTAAAAAAGACCAGGCTGTTGAAGACGCTTATCATCAAATTTTGGAAATTGCGGAAAATGTCGGCCTCAGCATTGAGCAGATTCTGGAATTCGGCGCCAGCAAGCGAAAAAAAGCCACGCGCAAATCTGTAGAGCCGCGCTACCGCAGCAAAGCCAATCCGGAAGACACCTGGACTGGCCGCGGCAAGCAGCCGCGCTGGCTGGTGGCTGAGCTGGAAAAAGGCGCTAAGCTGGAAAGCTTCCTGATCTGA
- a CDS encoding sensor histidine kinase: protein MGYSYFFSRTGRWQHLLELFTAGNILALVLALAQAQAWQHLTFGSLMQHVLFINWVLLCFAAIAEYCEARLSPLGLKLSLILGFLLLQAIVLCTTAGLNILMHFGQNFSLSGLSAAAAFDRAGMNLSYGLLLGALCFRYLYLREQWGRKQHSELNARIQAMQARIHPHFLFNSLNSVISLISIDPDKAEQMLLNLSRLFRASFQELKLVSLQEEIELSQRYLDIEQLRLGARLQVEWKLLNPELHPQVKIPLLTLQPLVENSIFHGVEKILTKSTISILIEILQNQVNIVITNPYAQDKTALRQGHGIAVENVKQRLAAYYGASAAFQTFAGNGMFTTVVQYRYK, encoded by the coding sequence ATGGGATATTCATATTTTTTCAGCCGGACCGGGCGCTGGCAGCATCTGCTGGAGCTGTTCACCGCCGGCAATATTCTGGCGCTGGTGCTGGCCTTGGCGCAGGCGCAGGCTTGGCAGCATTTGACTTTCGGCAGCCTGATGCAGCATGTGCTGTTCATTAACTGGGTGCTGCTGTGCTTTGCCGCCATTGCCGAATACTGCGAAGCGCGCCTGTCGCCTCTGGGGCTGAAGCTGAGCTTGATCTTAGGCTTCCTGCTGCTGCAGGCGATTGTGCTGTGCACCACCGCTGGCCTGAATATTCTGATGCATTTCGGGCAGAATTTCAGCCTGAGCGGCTTAAGCGCCGCCGCCGCATTTGACCGCGCCGGCATGAATCTAAGCTATGGCCTGCTGCTGGGCGCGCTGTGCTTCCGCTATCTGTACCTGCGGGAGCAGTGGGGCCGCAAGCAGCACAGCGAGCTGAATGCGCGGATTCAGGCCATGCAGGCGCGGATTCATCCGCATTTCCTGTTCAACAGCCTGAACAGCGTCATCAGCCTGATCAGCATTGACCCGGACAAGGCCGAACAGATGCTGCTGAATCTGTCGCGCCTGTTCCGCGCCAGCTTTCAGGAGCTGAAGCTGGTCAGCCTGCAGGAAGAAATTGAGCTGAGCCAGCGCTATCTGGACATTGAGCAGCTGCGGCTGGGCGCGCGCCTGCAGGTGGAATGGAAGCTGCTGAACCCGGAACTGCATCCGCAGGTCAAAATTCCGCTGCTGACTTTACAGCCGCTGGTTGAAAATAGTATTTTTCATGGAGTTGAAAAAATCCTCACAAAGAGTACGATAAGCATATTGATTGAAATATTGCAAAATCAAGTCAATATCGTCATTACTAACCCTTATGCACAGGATAAGACAGCTTTACGTCAAGGACATGGTATTGCAGTTGAAAATGTCAAGCAGCGCCTGGCGGCTTATTACGGCGCGTCTGCGGCTTTTCAGACATTTGCAGGAAACGGGATGTTTACTACAGTAGTGCAGTACCGATACAAGTAA
- a CDS encoding type II secretion system protein N yields MNGWMEKLKQYNWKNTDRLAPAALAVLIICLCWQMAALLWLLLAPPQAMQPQRAELGSQQAQVPNISSFSLFQEAGRASGADAQLNMALQGVMVGYPSQYSSAVIKVNETAERYRVGDVIEGSSYALSEVHWDRAVLRSASGAVRELAFKGIENGLNQPISPSSPSAQPGSSMQQASPEQNAIGQAVQRIQENREQYLQEMGVSSSAGGGFEVTARTPAGLRNKLGLQPGDRIMSLNGQAVGQGQSEAQLLEQARREGQVKLEIKRGDQVMTVQQDFK; encoded by the coding sequence ATGAACGGCTGGATGGAAAAACTCAAGCAGTACAACTGGAAAAATACAGACCGGCTGGCGCCGGCGGCGCTGGCTGTGCTGATCATCTGCCTGTGCTGGCAAATGGCCGCCCTGCTGTGGCTGCTGCTGGCGCCGCCTCAGGCCATGCAGCCGCAGCGGGCGGAATTAGGCTCGCAGCAGGCGCAGGTGCCGAATATCAGCTCATTTTCGCTGTTTCAGGAAGCCGGGCGCGCATCCGGCGCGGACGCGCAGCTGAATATGGCGCTGCAGGGGGTGATGGTCGGCTATCCAAGCCAGTATTCTTCGGCGGTGATTAAAGTCAATGAAACCGCGGAGCGCTACCGGGTCGGCGATGTGATTGAGGGTTCTTCCTATGCCTTGTCCGAGGTGCATTGGGACCGGGCGGTTTTGCGCAGCGCAAGCGGCGCCGTGCGTGAACTGGCGTTTAAAGGCATTGAAAATGGACTGAATCAGCCGATTTCGCCAAGCAGCCCAAGTGCCCAGCCGGGCAGCAGTATGCAGCAAGCCAGCCCGGAGCAGAACGCCATCGGGCAGGCGGTGCAGCGTATTCAGGAAAACCGCGAGCAGTACCTGCAGGAAATGGGCGTGAGCTCATCAGCCGGCGGCGGCTTTGAAGTCACCGCGCGCACGCCGGCCGGACTGCGCAATAAATTAGGCCTGCAGCCGGGCGACCGCATTATGTCGCTGAACGGGCAGGCTGTGGGTCAGGGCCAGTCAGAGGCGCAATTATTAGAACAGGCTCGCCGTGAGGGTCAGGTGAAGCTGGAAATAAAACGCGGTGATCAAGTGATGACCGTACAGCAGGATTTTAAGTGA